The genomic stretch CTACCATGAAAAGTGGAATTGAATACATGACATGGTTGGCAGATTGGTATGTGAAAAATTCTGAAGGTAAAGGAGTTGGCTTTTTCCAGATAGGTGGCGGTATAGCGGGCGATTTCCCGATTTGTGTGGTGCCTATGCTTTATCAGGATTTAGAGATGGAAGATATACCATTTTGGAGTTACTTTTGCCAAATCTCAGATTCAACCACCAGCTACGGATCTTATTCTGGAGCGGTGCCAAATGAGAAAATTACTTGGGGAAAACTGGATATTGACACCCCAAAGTTTATTGTAGAATCGGACGCTACTATAGTGGCGCCATTAATCTTTGCGTGGCTTTTAAATTATTAAATCAGATAAAAGGGGCGTTATGAAACCAACACCATCGAGCGACAAGAAGCGAGTGATCGTGGATTACAAGAATGTAACTCAGGATATTCTTGAGCTATTTACAGATCGTTATCCTTATGGATACGAAGATGAGGACATCATCAAGTTTAAAAATGCCAAAGGCGAAACTGTAAGAGCAGTGCCCTTTGAAACCAAGGACACCAAATACCTAGTAAAGGTAAGTGTGGAAATGGATGCTAAAATTGAGGCTTACATGGATGATGATGAAGACGATGATGATACTGTAGCTGGTGATGATGCTAATTTAGAGGCTCCTGAGGAAGCAGACGAAGACTAAGCAAGAGCAATGTAGTATAAAGCAAAAGCCCCAAATTTCGGGGCTTTGTTGTTTTTGTATCAAGTAGGAAAATTAAAATCTCTTCTTATAAGCATGACAGTACGGAGTGGTTCCTTTTTTGTCATAATAGTCTTGATGGTGGTCATCCATTTCAGGGTAAAACTCACCAGCCTTGGTTATTTCAGTTGCTACTTTATAACCTTTTGCTTCAAGCTCTTTTACCAGTTTTTCGGCAATTTGCTTTTGCTCATCATTTAGGTAAAACAAACCTGAACGATACTGGGTGCCAATATCCGGGCCTTGTCCGTTTACCTGAGTTGGGTCATGAGTTTCAAAAAACAAACGAGCCAAGGTTTCAAAATCTGTTTTTGACGGATCGTAAACAACCTCTACCGTTTCCGCGTGGCCTGTAGTTCCAGTACACACTTCACGATAAGTAGGATTGGCAACATGGCCACCTGTGTATCCCACTGTAGTGGAAATTACACCGTCAGCTTTTTGCATATAATATTCAGTTCCCCAGTAGCATCCTGAGGCAAAAAGAGCTCTTTCCATAGTTTTGGGCTTATT from Owenweeksia hongkongensis DSM 17368 encodes the following:
- the msrA gene encoding peptide-methionine (S)-S-oxide reductase MsrA, with protein sequence MKNWIITTLALMLSIGAFAQNNKPKTMERALFASGCYWGTEYYMQKADGVISTTVGYTGGHVANPTYREVCTGTTGHAETVEVVYDPSKTDFETLARLFFETHDPTQVNGQGPDIGTQYRSGLFYLNDEQKQIAEKLVKELEAKGYKVATEITKAGEFYPEMDDHHQDYYDKKGTTPYCHAYKKRF